One genomic window of Monodelphis domestica isolate mMonDom1 chromosome 1, mMonDom1.pri, whole genome shotgun sequence includes the following:
- the LOC100014932 gene encoding tubulin polyglutamylase TTLL13 isoform X2 has protein sequence MLLQGVSMATAAVAAAAALRACGGAAAAGVSVLAAESTKNMETTVSKTSESEEDYGEEEESEEESVKKATDPSNASQQSSTEAVGNGVPASTVKKSPKKVAAPSEPEDSDIGRKRRRRKRKLLTINLTNCKYESVRRAAQLCGLKEVGEDEEWTVYWTDCSVSLERVMDMKRFQKINHFPGMTEICRKDLLARNLNRMHKLYPSEYNIFPRTWCLPADYGDFQNHGRQRKTRTYICKPDSGCQGRGIFITRNPREIKPGEHMICQQYISKPFLIDGFKFDMRIYVLITSCDPLRVFMYEEGLARFATMPYMEPSISNLDDVCMHLTNYAINKHNENFVRDETIGSKRKLSTLNTWLRDHSYEPRELWGDIEDIIIKTVISAHSVLRHNYRTCFPQYLGSGTCACFEILGFDILLDHKLKPWLLEVNHSPSFTTDSCLDREVKDALLGDAMNLINLRGCDKKKVLEEDKRRVKERLFQCHQQPRESRHDSYKREQLESSNAALLDQERYENSHLGGYRRIYPGPDTEKYAPFFKHNGSLFQETAASKAREECARQQLEEIRLKQEQLEATGNNNIKKRKENKDVNQGESAGEKNRPRVGPKSLPSRLSYMRSRNQEKQLPTVQVDTMQPQDIVEEEELERMKSLLQRENLIRSLGIVDQLTRLLHPTQRSQNKFPSNRARFHQDGLGNRDVQSVNFVPLSLLREGSITELGPNFIQPVRTHTFIPNILGPLSNMRATIPHPSQCQLQPKNLNWLGTSSTLGTSSAGSGSNSLTMKKSGRRYFSSARCKHESQGQTNRRLEAMNRALAGSVPPSLTPRQGYLLHPEREASDSWAGCSLPSMTESRHRATARELTLCPASAPLLQHSTALGLLNISHHRHLKQQKKQILFQKIGREMMPSGAPQRILSRNAMVQIRYLHKEFSKDWSVSRLAEGFGVSTDVIRRVLKSVAHILTKEAAVTDIAVLQAALLHDTVEDTDTTLEEVEEHFGAEVRSIVEEVTDNKALSKLERKQLQVKNAAHSSRPAKLVKLADKLYNLRDLKRCTPVGWSEQRVQEYFEWAAQVAKGLQGTSPQMEEALQKLFQERGLSL, from the exons ATGCTTCTCCAAGGCGTGTCCATGGCGACGgcagcggtggcggcggcggcggcgctgCGAGCCTGTGGAGGCGCCGCCGCCGCCGGGGTCTCAGTGCTAG CTGCAGAATCTACAAAAAATATGGAGACTACTGTCAGCAAAACCAGTGAATCAGAGGAAGACTATGGCGAGGAAGAGGAGTCAGAGGAGGAAAGTGTTAAAAAGGCTACAGACCCCTCTAATGCTTCGCAACAGAGCAGCACAGAGGCAGTTGGGAATGGGGTCCCCGCTTCCACTGTCAAGAAGTCTCCGAAGAAAGTAGCAGCTCCCTCTGAGCCAGAGGACTCGGATATTGGGAGGAAAAGGAGACGTCGGAAACGAAA GCTCCTGACTATCAACCTGACCAATTGCAAGTATGAAAGTG tTCGACGAGCAGCCCAGCTCTGTGGCCTGAAGGAGGTGGGGGAAGATGAGGAATGGACGGTTTATTGGACTGACTGTTCTGTCTCACTGGAGCGTGTTATGGACATGAAGAGGTTTCAG AAAATCAACCACTTTCCAGGAATGACAGAAATCTGTCGCAAAGATCTGCTGGCCCGGAATCTCAACCGCATGCATAAGCTCTATCCTTCCGAGTATAATATCTTCCCCCGGACCTGGTGCCTCCCTGCAGA CTATGGGGACTTTCAGAACCATGGACGTCAGCGGAAAACTCGTACTTATATCTGTAAGCCAGACAGTGGCTGCCAGGGACGGGGTATCTTCATCACCCGGAATCCTCGGGAGATCAAACCAGGGGAGCATATGATCTGTcagcagtatatatctaag CCTTTCCTCATCGATGGCTTCAAGTTTGATATGAGAATCTATGTCCTGATCACATCCTGTGACCCACTTCGTGTCTTCATGTATGAAGAAGGTTTAGCCCGCTTTGCTACCATGCCGTACATGGAACCCAGCATCAGCAATCTG GATGATGTCTGCATGCACCTGACCAACTATGCTATCAACAAACACAATGAGAATTTTGTCCGGGATGAGACTATAGGCAGTAAGAG GAAGCTGTCAACACTCAATACCTGGCTGAGGGACCACAGCTACGAGCCAAGAGAACTGTGGGGGGATATCGAGGACATCATCATCAAGACTGTAATCTCCGCTCATTCCGTCCTTCGACACAACTATCGAACCTGCTTTCCACAGTATTTGGGTAGTGGTACTTGTGCCTGCTTTGAGATCCTTGGCTTTGATATCTTATTGGACCACAAGCTGAAGCCCTGGCTGCTAGAG GTAAATCACTCTCCAAGCTTCACCACAGACTCATGCCTTGACCGGGAAGTGAAGGATGCACTTCTTGGTGATGCCATGAACCTTATCAACTTACGAGGCTGTGACAAAAAGAAGGTGCTAGAAGAAGATAAACGGAGAGTTAAGGAACGACTTTTCCAATGTCATCAACAGCCACGAGAATCCCG GCATGATTCCTACAAGCGAGAACAATTGGAGTCATCAAATGCGGCATTGCTGGATCAGGAGAGGTATGAGAACTCCCACCTAGGTGGCTATCGGCGTATCTACCCTGGGCCAGATACTGAAAAGTATGCACCATTCTTCAAGCACAATGGCTCCCTTTTCCAGGAGACTGCTGCCTCCAAAGCCAGGGAAGAATGTGCCAG GCAGCAACTGGAGGAGATTCGCCTGAAGCAGGAACAGCTTGAGGCCACAGGCAACAATAACatcaagaagaggaaagaaaataaggatgTCAACCAGGGTGAATCAGCAGGAGAGAAGAACAGGCCCAGGGTGGGGCCCAAGAGCCTGCCCTCTCGTCTGAGCTACATGAGGTCTAGGAACCAAGAAAAGCAG CTGCCAACAGTACAGGTGGACACCATGCAACCTCAAGATATTGTGGAGGAAGAGGAGCTGGAGCGGATGAAGTCCCTTCTCCAAAGGGAAAATCTTATTCGTAGTCTGGGTATTGTAGATCAGCTTACCCGTTTGCTGCACCCTACTCAACGATCCCAGAACAAATTCCCTTCAAATCGG GCTAGATTTCACCAGGACGGACTTGGCAACCGAGATGTGCAGTCTGTGAATTTCGTCCCTTTGTCCCTTCTAAGAGAAGGGTCCATCACAGAACTGGGTCCTAACTTCATACAACCAGTCCGGACTCACACATTCATCCCCAACATCTTGGGCCCATTGTCAAATATGAGGGCAaccatcccccacccctcccagtGCCAGCTGCAGCCCAAGAACCTCAACTGGTTAGGTACCTCTTCTACGTTAGGTACCTCTTCTGCAGGCAGTGGTTCGAACTCACTTACAATGAAGAAGTCAGGCAGACGTTATTTTTCCAGTGCCCGATGCAAGCATGAGAGCC AGGGCCAAACAAACAGAAGGCTAGAAGCTATGAACCGGGCATTGGCAGGATCAGTGCCGCCCTCCCTAACCCCAAGGCAGGGCTACCTTCTGCACCCTGAGAGAGAGGCAAGTGACTCCTGGGCTGGCTGCAGCTTGCCCTCCATGACAGAATCCAGGCACAGAGCCACAGCCCGTGAGCTGACATTGTGCCCTGCCTCAGCACCCCTTCTCCAGCACTCTACTGCACTGGGTCTCCTCAACATCAGCCACCACAG ACAtctgaaacaacagaaaaaacaaATTCTGTTCCAGAAAATTGGGAGAGAGATGATGCCCTCAGGTGCCCCACAAAGGATTCTGAGCAGGAATGCCATGGTGCAGATCAG GTATTTACATAAGGAATTCTCTAAGGATTGGTCAGTTTCCAGATTAGCTGAAGGCTTTGGAGTCAGCACCGATGTGATCAGAAGGGTTTTAAAGA GTGTGGCTCACATCTTAACCAAAGAAGCAGCTGTTACGGACATCGCGGTACTGCAG GCCGCCTTGCTGCACGACACTGTGGAAGATACGGATACTACTTTAGAGGAGGTGGAGGAACATTTTGGGGCAGAGGTGAGGTCCATCGTAGAAGAAGTGACTGATAACAAAGCACTGTCCAAGCTAGAACGAAAGCAGCTGCAGGTGAAGAACGCTGCGCACAGCAGCCGGCCGGCCAAGCTGGTGAAACTTGCAGATAAACTGTACAACCTTCGAGACTTGAAGCGGTGCACCCCAGTCG GATGGTCTGAGCAAAGGGTTCAGGAGTACTTTGAGTGGGCAGCACAAGTGGCAAAGGGCCTTCAGGGCACAAGCCCTCAAATGGAAGAGGCACTGCAGAAACTCTTCCAAGAACGAGGACTGTCACTGTGA
- the LOC100014932 gene encoding tubulin polyglutamylase TTLL13 isoform X6 — translation MLLQGVSMATAAVAAAAALRACGGAAAAGVSVLAAESTKNMETTVSKTSESEEDYGEEEESEEESVKKATDPSNASQQSSTEAVGNGVPASTVKKSPKKVAAPSEPEDSDIGRKRRRRKRKLLTINLTNCKYESVRRAAQLCGLKEVGEDEEWTVYWTDCSVSLERVMDMKRFQKINHFPGMTEICRKDLLARNLNRMHKLYPSEYNIFPRTWCLPADYGDFQNHGRQRKTRTYICKPDSGCQGRGIFITRNPREIKPGEHMICQQYISKPFLIDGFKFDMRIYVLITSCDPLRVFMYEEGLARFATMPYMEPSISNLDDVCMHLTNYAINKHNENFVRDETIGSKRKLSTLNTWLRDHSYEPRELWGDIEDIIIKTVISAHSVLRHNYRTCFPQYLGSGTCACFEILGFDILLDHKLKPWLLEVNHSPSFTTDSCLDREVKDALLGDAMNLINLRGCDKKKVLEEDKRRVKERLFQCHQQPRESRHDSYKREQLESSNAALLDQERYENSHLGGYRRIYPGPDTEKYAPFFKHNGSLFQETAASKAREECARQQLEEIRLKQEQLEATGNNNIKKRKENKDVNQGESAGEKNRPRVGPKSLPSRLSYMRSRNQEKQLPTVQVDTMQPQDIVEEEELERMKSLLQRENLIRSLGIVDQLTRLLHPTQRSQNKFPSNRARFHQDGLGNRDVQSVNFVPLSLLREGSITELGPNFIQPVRTHTFIPNILGPLSNMRATIPHPSQCQLQPKNLNWLGTSSTLGTSSAGSGSNSLTMKKSGRRYFSSARCKHESQGQTNRRLEAMNRALAGSVPPSLTPRQGYLLHPEREASDSWAGCSLPSMTESRHRATARELTLCPASAPLLQHSTALGLLNISHHR, via the exons ATGCTTCTCCAAGGCGTGTCCATGGCGACGgcagcggtggcggcggcggcggcgctgCGAGCCTGTGGAGGCGCCGCCGCCGCCGGGGTCTCAGTGCTAG CTGCAGAATCTACAAAAAATATGGAGACTACTGTCAGCAAAACCAGTGAATCAGAGGAAGACTATGGCGAGGAAGAGGAGTCAGAGGAGGAAAGTGTTAAAAAGGCTACAGACCCCTCTAATGCTTCGCAACAGAGCAGCACAGAGGCAGTTGGGAATGGGGTCCCCGCTTCCACTGTCAAGAAGTCTCCGAAGAAAGTAGCAGCTCCCTCTGAGCCAGAGGACTCGGATATTGGGAGGAAAAGGAGACGTCGGAAACGAAA GCTCCTGACTATCAACCTGACCAATTGCAAGTATGAAAGTG tTCGACGAGCAGCCCAGCTCTGTGGCCTGAAGGAGGTGGGGGAAGATGAGGAATGGACGGTTTATTGGACTGACTGTTCTGTCTCACTGGAGCGTGTTATGGACATGAAGAGGTTTCAG AAAATCAACCACTTTCCAGGAATGACAGAAATCTGTCGCAAAGATCTGCTGGCCCGGAATCTCAACCGCATGCATAAGCTCTATCCTTCCGAGTATAATATCTTCCCCCGGACCTGGTGCCTCCCTGCAGA CTATGGGGACTTTCAGAACCATGGACGTCAGCGGAAAACTCGTACTTATATCTGTAAGCCAGACAGTGGCTGCCAGGGACGGGGTATCTTCATCACCCGGAATCCTCGGGAGATCAAACCAGGGGAGCATATGATCTGTcagcagtatatatctaag CCTTTCCTCATCGATGGCTTCAAGTTTGATATGAGAATCTATGTCCTGATCACATCCTGTGACCCACTTCGTGTCTTCATGTATGAAGAAGGTTTAGCCCGCTTTGCTACCATGCCGTACATGGAACCCAGCATCAGCAATCTG GATGATGTCTGCATGCACCTGACCAACTATGCTATCAACAAACACAATGAGAATTTTGTCCGGGATGAGACTATAGGCAGTAAGAG GAAGCTGTCAACACTCAATACCTGGCTGAGGGACCACAGCTACGAGCCAAGAGAACTGTGGGGGGATATCGAGGACATCATCATCAAGACTGTAATCTCCGCTCATTCCGTCCTTCGACACAACTATCGAACCTGCTTTCCACAGTATTTGGGTAGTGGTACTTGTGCCTGCTTTGAGATCCTTGGCTTTGATATCTTATTGGACCACAAGCTGAAGCCCTGGCTGCTAGAG GTAAATCACTCTCCAAGCTTCACCACAGACTCATGCCTTGACCGGGAAGTGAAGGATGCACTTCTTGGTGATGCCATGAACCTTATCAACTTACGAGGCTGTGACAAAAAGAAGGTGCTAGAAGAAGATAAACGGAGAGTTAAGGAACGACTTTTCCAATGTCATCAACAGCCACGAGAATCCCG GCATGATTCCTACAAGCGAGAACAATTGGAGTCATCAAATGCGGCATTGCTGGATCAGGAGAGGTATGAGAACTCCCACCTAGGTGGCTATCGGCGTATCTACCCTGGGCCAGATACTGAAAAGTATGCACCATTCTTCAAGCACAATGGCTCCCTTTTCCAGGAGACTGCTGCCTCCAAAGCCAGGGAAGAATGTGCCAG GCAGCAACTGGAGGAGATTCGCCTGAAGCAGGAACAGCTTGAGGCCACAGGCAACAATAACatcaagaagaggaaagaaaataaggatgTCAACCAGGGTGAATCAGCAGGAGAGAAGAACAGGCCCAGGGTGGGGCCCAAGAGCCTGCCCTCTCGTCTGAGCTACATGAGGTCTAGGAACCAAGAAAAGCAG CTGCCAACAGTACAGGTGGACACCATGCAACCTCAAGATATTGTGGAGGAAGAGGAGCTGGAGCGGATGAAGTCCCTTCTCCAAAGGGAAAATCTTATTCGTAGTCTGGGTATTGTAGATCAGCTTACCCGTTTGCTGCACCCTACTCAACGATCCCAGAACAAATTCCCTTCAAATCGG GCTAGATTTCACCAGGACGGACTTGGCAACCGAGATGTGCAGTCTGTGAATTTCGTCCCTTTGTCCCTTCTAAGAGAAGGGTCCATCACAGAACTGGGTCCTAACTTCATACAACCAGTCCGGACTCACACATTCATCCCCAACATCTTGGGCCCATTGTCAAATATGAGGGCAaccatcccccacccctcccagtGCCAGCTGCAGCCCAAGAACCTCAACTGGTTAGGTACCTCTTCTACGTTAGGTACCTCTTCTGCAGGCAGTGGTTCGAACTCACTTACAATGAAGAAGTCAGGCAGACGTTATTTTTCCAGTGCCCGATGCAAGCATGAGAGCC AGGGCCAAACAAACAGAAGGCTAGAAGCTATGAACCGGGCATTGGCAGGATCAGTGCCGCCCTCCCTAACCCCAAGGCAGGGCTACCTTCTGCACCCTGAGAGAGAGGCAAGTGACTCCTGGGCTGGCTGCAGCTTGCCCTCCATGACAGAATCCAGGCACAGAGCCACAGCCCGTGAGCTGACATTGTGCCCTGCCTCAGCACCCCTTCTCCAGCACTCTACTGCACTGGGTCTCCTCAACATCAGCCACCACAG GTGA
- the LOC100014932 gene encoding guanosine-3',5'-bis(diphosphate) 3'-pyrophosphohydrolase MESH1 isoform X7, whose product MSSDAALLLEAVDFAARKHSKQRRKDPEKTPYINHPIGVAHILTKEAAVTDIAVLQAALLHDTVEDTDTTLEEVEEHFGAEVRSIVEEVTDNKALSKLERKQLQVKNAAHSSRPAKLVKLADKLYNLRDLKRCTPVGWSEQRVQEYFEWAAQVAKGLQGTSPQMEEALQKLFQERGLSL is encoded by the exons ATGAGCTCCGATGCGGCCCTGCTGCTAGAGGCGGTCGACTTCGCCGCCAGGAAGCACAGCAAGCAGCGGCGGAAGGACCCGGAGAAGACCCCATACATCAATCACCCAATCG GTGTGGCTCACATCTTAACCAAAGAAGCAGCTGTTACGGACATCGCGGTACTGCAG GCCGCCTTGCTGCACGACACTGTGGAAGATACGGATACTACTTTAGAGGAGGTGGAGGAACATTTTGGGGCAGAGGTGAGGTCCATCGTAGAAGAAGTGACTGATAACAAAGCACTGTCCAAGCTAGAACGAAAGCAGCTGCAGGTGAAGAACGCTGCGCACAGCAGCCGGCCGGCCAAGCTGGTGAAACTTGCAGATAAACTGTACAACCTTCGAGACTTGAAGCGGTGCACCCCAGTCG GATGGTCTGAGCAAAGGGTTCAGGAGTACTTTGAGTGGGCAGCACAAGTGGCAAAGGGCCTTCAGGGCACAAGCCCTCAAATGGAAGAGGCACTGCAGAAACTCTTCCAAGAACGAGGACTGTCACTGTGA
- the LOC100014932 gene encoding tubulin polyglutamylase TTLL13 isoform X5, whose product MLLQGVSMATAAVAAAAALRACGGAAAAGVSVLAAESTKNMETTVSKTSESEEDYGEEEESEEESVKKATDPSNASQQSSTEAVGNGVPASTVKKSPKKVAAPSEPEDSDIGRKRRRRKRKLLTINLTNCKYESVRRAAQLCGLKEVGEDEEWTVYWTDCSVSLERVMDMKRFQKINHFPGMTEICRKDLLARNLNRMHKLYPSEYNIFPRTWCLPADYGDFQNHGRQRKTRTYICKPDSGCQGRGIFITRNPREIKPGEHMICQQYISKPFLIDGFKFDMRIYVLITSCDPLRVFMYEEGLARFATMPYMEPSISNLDDVCMHLTNYAINKHNENFVRDETIGSKRKLSTLNTWLRDHSYEPRELWGDIEDIIIKTVISAHSVLRHNYRTCFPQYLGSGTCACFEILGFDILLDHKLKPWLLEVNHSPSFTTDSCLDREVKDALLGDAMNLINLRGCDKKKVLEEDKRRVKERLFQCHQQPRESRHDSYKREQLESSNAALLDQERYENSHLGGYRRIYPGPDTEKYAPFFKHNGSLFQETAASKAREECARQQLEEIRLKQEQLEATGNNNIKKRKENKDVNQGESAGEKNRPRVGPKSLPSRLSYMRSRNQEKQLPTVQVDTMQPQDIVEEEELERMKSLLQRENLIRSLGIVDQLTRLLHPTQRSQNKFPSNRARFHQDGLGNRDVQSVNFVPLSLLREGSITELGPNFIQPVRTHTFIPNILGPLSNMRATIPHPSQCQLQPKNLNWLGTSSTLGTSSAGSGSNSLTMKKSGRRYFSSARCKHESQGQTNRRLEAMNRALAGSVPPSLTPRQGYLLHPEREASDSWAGCSLPSMTESRHRATARELTLCPASAPLLQHSTALGLLNISHHRHLKQQKKQILFQKIGREMMPSGAPQRILSRNAMVQIRCGSHLNQRSSCYGHRGTAGRLAARHCGRYGYYFRGGGGTFWGRGWSEQRVQEYFEWAAQVAKGLQGTSPQMEEALQKLFQERGLSL is encoded by the exons ATGCTTCTCCAAGGCGTGTCCATGGCGACGgcagcggtggcggcggcggcggcgctgCGAGCCTGTGGAGGCGCCGCCGCCGCCGGGGTCTCAGTGCTAG CTGCAGAATCTACAAAAAATATGGAGACTACTGTCAGCAAAACCAGTGAATCAGAGGAAGACTATGGCGAGGAAGAGGAGTCAGAGGAGGAAAGTGTTAAAAAGGCTACAGACCCCTCTAATGCTTCGCAACAGAGCAGCACAGAGGCAGTTGGGAATGGGGTCCCCGCTTCCACTGTCAAGAAGTCTCCGAAGAAAGTAGCAGCTCCCTCTGAGCCAGAGGACTCGGATATTGGGAGGAAAAGGAGACGTCGGAAACGAAA GCTCCTGACTATCAACCTGACCAATTGCAAGTATGAAAGTG tTCGACGAGCAGCCCAGCTCTGTGGCCTGAAGGAGGTGGGGGAAGATGAGGAATGGACGGTTTATTGGACTGACTGTTCTGTCTCACTGGAGCGTGTTATGGACATGAAGAGGTTTCAG AAAATCAACCACTTTCCAGGAATGACAGAAATCTGTCGCAAAGATCTGCTGGCCCGGAATCTCAACCGCATGCATAAGCTCTATCCTTCCGAGTATAATATCTTCCCCCGGACCTGGTGCCTCCCTGCAGA CTATGGGGACTTTCAGAACCATGGACGTCAGCGGAAAACTCGTACTTATATCTGTAAGCCAGACAGTGGCTGCCAGGGACGGGGTATCTTCATCACCCGGAATCCTCGGGAGATCAAACCAGGGGAGCATATGATCTGTcagcagtatatatctaag CCTTTCCTCATCGATGGCTTCAAGTTTGATATGAGAATCTATGTCCTGATCACATCCTGTGACCCACTTCGTGTCTTCATGTATGAAGAAGGTTTAGCCCGCTTTGCTACCATGCCGTACATGGAACCCAGCATCAGCAATCTG GATGATGTCTGCATGCACCTGACCAACTATGCTATCAACAAACACAATGAGAATTTTGTCCGGGATGAGACTATAGGCAGTAAGAG GAAGCTGTCAACACTCAATACCTGGCTGAGGGACCACAGCTACGAGCCAAGAGAACTGTGGGGGGATATCGAGGACATCATCATCAAGACTGTAATCTCCGCTCATTCCGTCCTTCGACACAACTATCGAACCTGCTTTCCACAGTATTTGGGTAGTGGTACTTGTGCCTGCTTTGAGATCCTTGGCTTTGATATCTTATTGGACCACAAGCTGAAGCCCTGGCTGCTAGAG GTAAATCACTCTCCAAGCTTCACCACAGACTCATGCCTTGACCGGGAAGTGAAGGATGCACTTCTTGGTGATGCCATGAACCTTATCAACTTACGAGGCTGTGACAAAAAGAAGGTGCTAGAAGAAGATAAACGGAGAGTTAAGGAACGACTTTTCCAATGTCATCAACAGCCACGAGAATCCCG GCATGATTCCTACAAGCGAGAACAATTGGAGTCATCAAATGCGGCATTGCTGGATCAGGAGAGGTATGAGAACTCCCACCTAGGTGGCTATCGGCGTATCTACCCTGGGCCAGATACTGAAAAGTATGCACCATTCTTCAAGCACAATGGCTCCCTTTTCCAGGAGACTGCTGCCTCCAAAGCCAGGGAAGAATGTGCCAG GCAGCAACTGGAGGAGATTCGCCTGAAGCAGGAACAGCTTGAGGCCACAGGCAACAATAACatcaagaagaggaaagaaaataaggatgTCAACCAGGGTGAATCAGCAGGAGAGAAGAACAGGCCCAGGGTGGGGCCCAAGAGCCTGCCCTCTCGTCTGAGCTACATGAGGTCTAGGAACCAAGAAAAGCAG CTGCCAACAGTACAGGTGGACACCATGCAACCTCAAGATATTGTGGAGGAAGAGGAGCTGGAGCGGATGAAGTCCCTTCTCCAAAGGGAAAATCTTATTCGTAGTCTGGGTATTGTAGATCAGCTTACCCGTTTGCTGCACCCTACTCAACGATCCCAGAACAAATTCCCTTCAAATCGG GCTAGATTTCACCAGGACGGACTTGGCAACCGAGATGTGCAGTCTGTGAATTTCGTCCCTTTGTCCCTTCTAAGAGAAGGGTCCATCACAGAACTGGGTCCTAACTTCATACAACCAGTCCGGACTCACACATTCATCCCCAACATCTTGGGCCCATTGTCAAATATGAGGGCAaccatcccccacccctcccagtGCCAGCTGCAGCCCAAGAACCTCAACTGGTTAGGTACCTCTTCTACGTTAGGTACCTCTTCTGCAGGCAGTGGTTCGAACTCACTTACAATGAAGAAGTCAGGCAGACGTTATTTTTCCAGTGCCCGATGCAAGCATGAGAGCC AGGGCCAAACAAACAGAAGGCTAGAAGCTATGAACCGGGCATTGGCAGGATCAGTGCCGCCCTCCCTAACCCCAAGGCAGGGCTACCTTCTGCACCCTGAGAGAGAGGCAAGTGACTCCTGGGCTGGCTGCAGCTTGCCCTCCATGACAGAATCCAGGCACAGAGCCACAGCCCGTGAGCTGACATTGTGCCCTGCCTCAGCACCCCTTCTCCAGCACTCTACTGCACTGGGTCTCCTCAACATCAGCCACCACAG ACAtctgaaacaacagaaaaaacaaATTCTGTTCCAGAAAATTGGGAGAGAGATGATGCCCTCAGGTGCCCCACAAAGGATTCTGAGCAGGAATGCCATGGTGCAGATCAG GTGTGGCTCACATCTTAACCAAAGAAGCAGCTGTTACGGACATCGCGGTACTGCAG GCCGCCTTGCTGCACGACACTGTGGAAGATACGGATACTACTTTAGAGGAGGTGGAGGAACATTTTGGGGCAGAG GATGGTCTGAGCAAAGGGTTCAGGAGTACTTTGAGTGGGCAGCACAAGTGGCAAAGGGCCTTCAGGGCACAAGCCCTCAAATGGAAGAGGCACTGCAGAAACTCTTCCAAGAACGAGGACTGTCACTGTGA